Proteins from a single region of Abyssalbus ytuae:
- a CDS encoding zinc metalloprotease, with amino-acid sequence MKKVILSMAVLAMLMFSCEKSDPVNGEENNLNSENQETFSIAKDHCGTMGVLSEKMSEDPTLEVKMQAIEQFTQQAIKSGLTKRIASDGVLEIPVVFHVIYRTSSENIPNSQLQDQLDILNEDFNMNNPGRNTIPGEFTPVEANIGVRFVLQDVIRKYNSKRRWNPDDRMKFTSQGGSDVVNPQEYLNIWIVNNMPYQGGNILGYAQFPGGSWSTDGVVLDYRVTGYTAWGFTGRTATHEVGHWMNLRHIWGDGGCGASDFVADTPDSDGPSSGCPIYPQVNCGTNDMTMNFMDYSNDECMNMFTLGQKDRMMAVFANGGFREQMAQ; translated from the coding sequence ATGAAAAAAGTCATTTTGAGCATGGCTGTTTTGGCCATGTTGATGTTTTCTTGTGAAAAATCGGATCCTGTTAATGGAGAAGAAAACAATCTTAATTCGGAAAATCAGGAAACTTTTTCGATTGCTAAAGATCATTGTGGAACAATGGGAGTTTTGTCTGAAAAAATGAGTGAAGATCCTACTCTTGAGGTAAAAATGCAGGCAATAGAGCAATTTACCCAACAAGCTATTAAAAGTGGGTTAACCAAAAGGATTGCTTCCGATGGTGTATTGGAAATTCCTGTGGTTTTTCATGTAATTTACCGGACAAGCAGCGAAAATATTCCTAATTCGCAATTACAGGACCAACTTGATATTCTTAATGAAGACTTTAATATGAACAACCCCGGAAGAAATACTATCCCGGGTGAATTTACCCCTGTTGAAGCTAATATAGGGGTTCGTTTTGTTTTACAGGATGTTATAAGAAAGTATAATTCCAAAAGAAGATGGAACCCGGATGACAGAATGAAGTTTACTTCCCAAGGGGGAAGTGATGTAGTGAATCCGCAGGAATATTTAAATATCTGGATTGTAAACAATATGCCGTATCAGGGAGGAAATATTCTTGGTTATGCCCAGTTTCCAGGAGGTAGCTGGTCTACCGATGGTGTAGTGCTCGATTACAGGGTTACGGGTTATACTGCCTGGGGTTTTACCGGTCGGACTGCCACACATGAAGTAGGCCACTGGATGAACCTTCGCCATATTTGGGGTGATGGTGGTTGTGGAGCTTCAGACTTTGTTGCCGACACTCCTGATTCTGATGGTCCCAGCAGTGGCTGCCCGATTTATCCTCAAGTTAATTGCGGCACCAATGATATGACTATGAATTTCATGGATTATTCCAATGATGAATGTATGAACATGTTTACTTTAGGCCAAAAAGACAGAATGATGGCAGTTTTTGCTAATGGAGGGTTCAGGGAGCAAATGGCACAATAA
- a CDS encoding methylated-DNA--[protein]-cysteine S-methyltransferase: MKEKAFIKTPLGIAKITGDENGISSVSILDTEEKESDVIPEHLQDCVYQLQEYFDGKRQSFSLTLNPEGTDFQKRVWQALTEIPFGKTTSYLQLSKKLGDVKAIRAVASANGKNPFWIIVPCHRVIGADGSLTGYAGGLWRKKWLLEHENPPAQQSLF; the protein is encoded by the coding sequence ATGAAAGAAAAAGCTTTCATAAAAACCCCATTAGGAATTGCTAAAATTACAGGAGATGAAAATGGAATTTCTTCCGTTTCTATTTTAGATACCGAAGAAAAAGAATCTGATGTAATCCCGGAACACCTACAGGATTGTGTATATCAGCTTCAGGAATATTTTGACGGGAAAAGGCAAAGTTTCAGCCTGACACTAAATCCTGAAGGCACGGATTTTCAAAAAAGGGTTTGGCAGGCCCTTACCGAAATCCCCTTTGGAAAAACTACTTCTTATCTTCAGCTTTCAAAAAAACTGGGCGATGTAAAAGCCATAAGGGCTGTAGCATCGGCAAACGGTAAAAATCCGTTTTGGATTATCGTTCCGTGCCATCGCGTAATAGGTGCTGACGGTTCCTTAACCGGGTATGCCGGTGGATTATGGCGAAAAAAATGGCTGCTCGAACATGAAAATCCTCCTGCACAGCAATCTCTATTTTGA
- a CDS encoding serine hydrolase domain-containing protein yields the protein MKIFKRLLLLVLLLIVVIIYLNYPRLNIISGYSAKMTNSSIFIGNRNLEFTNATDNNFSPVNIAKDEVDTEEKITEASVYGFMKRKAFYREGLGSVLINDDFDIHRDFPKPKRTRVSDTIPFPYGNGEATDSVFSNINYRLLNKVIDSAFDNTGENIKKTRSVLVVYKDHIIAEKYADGFDKNSKLLGWSMTKSWLSTLYGILQCQGEINIENAAPIEEWKNDDRSQITINHLLNMSSGLEWEENYEKISDVTKMLFLEENMSRSQLIKPLSHKPGENFYYSSGTTNLLSGILRKQFKNYQAYIDFPYKNFFDRIGMNSALIETDMSGNFVGSSYGWATTRDWAKFGLLYLHKGNWNGDQVFEESWIKNVTESYPSSNGTYATQFWQNDSSVMPDVPTDVYYADGFQGQRVFIIPSHDMVIVRLGLSNINFNKFLKEVINSVETNK from the coding sequence ATGAAAATCTTTAAACGTCTGCTTTTATTAGTACTATTGCTAATAGTTGTAATTATATATCTTAATTATCCGCGATTAAACATTATATCAGGGTACTCTGCCAAAATGACGAATTCAAGTATATTTATTGGTAACAGGAATTTAGAATTTACCAATGCTACTGATAATAATTTTTCTCCTGTTAATATTGCAAAAGATGAAGTAGATACCGAAGAGAAAATTACAGAAGCTTCCGTGTACGGATTCATGAAAAGAAAAGCTTTTTACAGGGAAGGATTGGGCAGTGTCCTTATTAATGATGATTTTGATATTCACAGGGATTTTCCTAAACCAAAAAGAACCAGGGTTAGTGATACCATTCCATTTCCTTATGGAAACGGGGAAGCAACAGACTCGGTTTTTAGCAATATAAATTATAGATTATTAAATAAAGTCATAGACAGTGCTTTTGATAATACCGGAGAGAACATAAAAAAAACCCGGTCTGTACTGGTAGTGTATAAAGATCATATTATTGCCGAAAAATATGCTGATGGATTTGATAAAAATTCAAAACTACTGGGATGGTCCATGACAAAAAGTTGGTTGAGTACTTTGTACGGAATATTACAGTGTCAGGGTGAAATTAACATTGAAAATGCGGCTCCGATTGAAGAGTGGAAAAACGATGACCGTTCTCAAATAACAATAAATCATCTTCTTAACATGAGCAGTGGTTTGGAATGGGAGGAAAATTATGAAAAGATTTCGGATGTAACTAAAATGTTGTTTTTAGAAGAAAATATGAGCCGTTCTCAATTAATTAAACCCTTATCTCATAAACCCGGGGAAAATTTTTATTATTCTTCCGGAACCACTAATTTATTATCCGGAATTTTACGTAAACAATTTAAAAACTACCAGGCATATATAGATTTCCCTTATAAAAACTTTTTTGACAGAATAGGGATGAATTCTGCCCTAATTGAAACCGATATGTCCGGAAATTTTGTGGGTTCATCCTATGGCTGGGCTACCACCAGGGACTGGGCTAAGTTTGGCCTTCTTTATTTGCATAAGGGTAACTGGAACGGAGATCAGGTGTTTGAAGAATCATGGATAAAAAATGTAACTGAATCTTATCCTTCTTCCAACGGTACTTACGCAACACAATTTTGGCAAAATGATAGTTCGGTTATGCCCGATGTTCCCACAGATGTTTATTATGCCGATGGTTTTCAGGGACAACGGGTTTTTATAATACCTTCGCATGATATGGTGATTGTAAGATTGGGGTTAAGTAATATAAACTTTAATAAATTTTTAAAGGAAGTAATAAATAGTGTAGAGACTAATAAGTAA
- a CDS encoding SufE family protein, which translates to MTIQEIQEDIVDEFSMFDDWMQRYEYMIELGKSLPLIEEKYKMDDNLIKGCQSKVWVHARLNDDKLVFTADSDAIITKGIIAILIRVFSNQKPKDIIDADTEFIDKIGLKEHLSPTRANGLVSMIKQLKMYAIAYQTQLN; encoded by the coding sequence ATGACTATACAGGAAATTCAGGAAGATATTGTTGATGAGTTCTCCATGTTTGATGATTGGATGCAACGTTACGAATACATGATTGAGTTAGGAAAATCTCTTCCTCTTATTGAGGAAAAATATAAAATGGATGATAACCTCATAAAAGGTTGCCAGAGTAAGGTATGGGTGCATGCCCGGCTGAATGATGATAAACTGGTTTTCACAGCTGATAGTGATGCCATAATAACCAAAGGTATTATTGCCATACTCATCAGGGTTTTTTCTAATCAAAAGCCCAAGGATATAATTGATGCCGACACAGAATTTATAGATAAAATTGGTTTGAAAGAACATTTATCTCCTACACGGGCAAATGGCCTTGTAAGTATGATTAAGCAGTTAAAAATGTATGCAATAGCATATCAAACCCAGTTAAATTAA
- a CDS encoding 3'-5' exonuclease, giving the protein MLNKILLENILFLDIETVPEKIDFNDLDKEKKELWEQKSSYQRKEDFTAEEFYERAGIWAEFGKIICISVGYFVFKGDIRNFRVTTFHGDEVKILKDFKSLTETHFNRPHHLLCAHNGKEFDFPYIARRMIINNIAVPSKLNLFGKKPWEVAHLDTMELWKFGDYKHFTSLRLLTNVLGIPSPKDDIDGGMVRDVYYNEKDIDKIITYCEKDVIAVAQILLRLRGNEILVNEEILHV; this is encoded by the coding sequence ATGTTAAATAAAATTTTATTGGAAAACATACTCTTTCTGGATATTGAAACAGTTCCGGAAAAAATTGATTTTAATGACCTTGACAAGGAAAAAAAGGAGCTATGGGAACAAAAATCATCATATCAGCGAAAAGAAGATTTTACAGCTGAAGAATTTTATGAACGGGCAGGTATTTGGGCCGAATTCGGTAAAATTATTTGTATCTCTGTTGGTTATTTTGTTTTTAAGGGCGATATAAGAAACTTCAGGGTTACTACTTTTCATGGCGATGAAGTGAAAATATTAAAAGATTTTAAGTCACTCACCGAAACCCATTTTAACAGACCTCATCATTTATTATGTGCCCATAACGGTAAAGAATTTGATTTTCCATATATAGCCAGAAGAATGATTATAAACAACATAGCTGTACCATCAAAATTAAACTTGTTTGGTAAAAAACCATGGGAAGTGGCCCATTTGGATACCATGGAACTATGGAAATTTGGCGACTACAAACACTTTACTTCTTTAAGGCTCTTAACCAACGTATTAGGAATCCCTTCTCCTAAAGATGATATTGACGGCGGTATGGTGAGAGATGTGTATTATAATGAAAAAGATATTGATAAAATAATAACATATTGCGAAAAAGATGTGATAGCAGTAGCCCAAATTTTGTTGAGGCTAAGAGGTAATGAGATTTTAGTTAATGAGGAGATTCTTCATGTGTAA
- a CDS encoding serine hydrolase domain-containing protein produces MQVLKKIIGGVVLFFLLLIAFLYIFDYDYLIKAVRTIYLQGHTTAFLDDYKEFDNHVIKAAIPQPWPVHKNYNSVKETQKLSTLNKQLGTVAFVIIKNDSIWFEKYYDEGSKTSKTNSFSMAKSMVSAMLGKAIMQGKIKSLNQPVSDFYPEFKDGLASKLTVGDLSSMASGSDWDEAYYSPFSITTRAYFDDDLEKVMLGRKIVRTPGTAYKYASGDTQLLGLILQKATGKSLSAYLSENFWKPMGANEALWQVDSEEEGHEKAYCCIAASALDFARFGKLYKDHGKWNGKQLLDSAFIAKSVTPRFKTSPQYGYGWWLKEHSGRSFFMMRGHLGQYVIVQPQDNVIIVRLGHSKGEGNAVASFTPDIATYIEEAYKMMENVK; encoded by the coding sequence ATGCAGGTATTAAAGAAAATTATTGGAGGAGTCGTTCTCTTTTTTTTATTGCTCATAGCTTTTTTGTATATCTTTGATTACGATTATCTTATAAAAGCGGTAAGAACAATTTATCTGCAAGGCCATACCACAGCTTTTTTAGACGATTATAAAGAATTTGACAATCATGTAATAAAAGCAGCAATTCCTCAACCCTGGCCGGTTCACAAAAATTATAATTCTGTAAAAGAAACTCAAAAATTAAGCACGTTAAACAAACAATTAGGCACAGTGGCCTTTGTAATTATTAAAAATGACAGTATTTGGTTTGAAAAATATTATGACGAAGGAAGCAAAACTTCAAAAACCAACTCCTTTTCAATGGCTAAAAGTATGGTTTCAGCTATGTTGGGAAAAGCCATCATGCAGGGAAAAATTAAAAGTTTAAACCAGCCTGTAAGTGATTTTTATCCGGAATTTAAAGATGGTCTGGCTTCCAAACTTACGGTGGGTGACCTTTCTTCCATGGCATCAGGATCTGACTGGGATGAAGCTTACTACTCTCCTTTTTCAATAACTACAAGAGCGTATTTTGATGATGATCTGGAAAAAGTCATGCTCGGCAGAAAAATAGTTAGAACACCCGGCACAGCATATAAATATGCCAGCGGCGACACCCAATTGTTAGGATTAATACTTCAAAAAGCAACAGGAAAATCACTTTCAGCTTATTTGAGTGAAAATTTCTGGAAACCTATGGGAGCCAACGAAGCCTTATGGCAGGTAGACAGCGAAGAAGAAGGCCACGAAAAAGCCTATTGCTGTATAGCCGCCAGTGCCTTGGATTTTGCACGATTCGGGAAGTTGTACAAAGATCATGGTAAATGGAATGGCAAACAATTACTGGATTCGGCTTTTATTGCCAAATCCGTAACCCCACGTTTTAAAACATCTCCTCAATATGGTTATGGATGGTGGTTAAAAGAACATTCAGGTAGATCTTTTTTCATGATGCGAGGCCATTTAGGACAATATGTTATTGTACAACCCCAGGACAATGTAATTATTGTCAGATTGGGGCATTCTAAAGGCGAAGGAAATGCAGTAGCCTCTTTTACCCCTGATATAGCAACCTACATAGAAGAAGCATATAAAATGATGGAAAATGTTAAATAA
- the hflX gene encoding GTPase HflX: MLEKKTLDYEKVVLIGVINQEQDEEKCKEYLDELEFLAYTAGGEVVKRFTQKIDIPNPKTFIGAGKMEEVETFVKENEIGTVIFDDELTPAQQKNIEKILRAKILDRTSLILDIFAQRAQTSYARTQVELAQYQYLLPRLTGLWTHLERQRGGIGMRGPGETEIETDRRIVRDRIALLKKKLEKIDKQMATQRSNRGALVRVALVGYTNVGKSTLMNVISKSEVFAENKLFATLDTTVRKVVIGNLPFLLSDTVGFIRKLPTQLVESFKSTLDEVREADLLLHVVDISHPNFEEHIASVNQILTEIKSANKPTIMVFNKIDQYSHDTIEEDDLITEKTSRHFTLKEWKKTWMGKMGDNVLFISALNKENLEEFRNRVYEEVRKIHITRFPYNNFLYPEHISENI, translated from the coding sequence ATGCTAGAAAAGAAAACATTAGATTATGAAAAGGTTGTTCTTATTGGTGTGATTAACCAGGAACAGGATGAAGAAAAGTGTAAGGAATATTTAGATGAACTTGAATTTTTAGCTTACACTGCAGGTGGGGAAGTGGTAAAAAGATTTACCCAAAAAATAGATATTCCAAATCCTAAAACATTTATAGGTGCCGGAAAAATGGAAGAAGTTGAAACCTTTGTTAAGGAAAACGAAATAGGCACGGTAATTTTTGATGACGAGTTAACACCGGCTCAGCAAAAAAATATAGAAAAAATTCTGAGGGCCAAAATTCTGGACCGTACCAGTTTAATACTTGACATTTTTGCTCAAAGGGCACAAACCAGTTATGCAAGGACACAGGTTGAATTGGCTCAATACCAGTATTTATTACCGCGGTTAACAGGCCTCTGGACTCACCTTGAGCGACAGCGTGGTGGTATTGGTATGCGTGGGCCGGGTGAAACAGAGATAGAAACCGACAGACGTATTGTGCGTGACCGGATAGCGTTATTAAAAAAGAAATTAGAGAAAATTGACAAACAAATGGCGACCCAACGTAGTAACCGGGGCGCTTTAGTTCGTGTTGCGCTGGTAGGTTATACCAACGTGGGAAAGTCAACTTTAATGAACGTTATTAGTAAAAGTGAAGTTTTTGCCGAAAACAAACTTTTTGCTACGTTAGATACGACCGTGAGAAAAGTGGTGATAGGAAATCTTCCTTTCTTGCTAAGCGACACGGTTGGTTTTATTAGAAAACTCCCCACACAACTGGTAGAGTCTTTTAAAAGCACATTGGATGAAGTAAGGGAAGCAGATCTTTTATTGCATGTTGTAGATATATCACACCCTAATTTTGAAGAACATATTGCATCCGTAAATCAAATATTAACTGAAATTAAAAGTGCCAACAAACCTACTATTATGGTGTTTAATAAAATTGATCAATACAGTCATGACACCATAGAAGAAGATGACTTGATAACAGAAAAAACAAGCAGACATTTTACCCTGAAAGAGTGGAAAAAAACATGGATGGGTAAAATGGGTGATAATGTACTTTTTATTTCGGCTTTAAATAAAGAAAACCTCGAAGAATTCAGAAACAGAGTATATGAAGAAGTCAGGAAAATTCATATTACCCGGTTTCCGTACAATAATTTTCTTTACCCGGAACATATTAGCGAAAACATTTAA
- a CDS encoding iron-sulfur cluster assembly protein yields the protein MSETTINTTELGEKIVRVLKTIYDPEIPVDIYELGLIYDVFVNQDYEVKILMTLTSPNCPVAETLPVEVEEKIKSIDEIKDTEVEITFDPPWSQDLMSEEAKLELGLL from the coding sequence ATGAGTGAAACTACTATAAATACCACGGAATTAGGTGAAAAAATTGTAAGAGTGTTAAAAACTATTTATGATCCCGAGATACCTGTAGACATCTATGAATTGGGCCTTATTTATGATGTTTTTGTTAATCAGGATTATGAAGTAAAAATATTAATGACACTCACATCTCCTAACTGTCCTGTAGCAGAAACCCTACCTGTAGAGGTTGAGGAAAAAATCAAATCCATTGATGAAATTAAGGATACCGAAGTAGAAATAACTTTTGACCCCCCATGGAGCCAGGACTTAATGAGTGAAGAAGCAAAGTTGGAGTTAGGATTATTATAA
- a CDS encoding aminotransferase class V-fold PLP-dependent enzyme translates to MPDINKIREDFPILKRKVNGYPLIYLDNAATSQTPKQVIDTIVGYYSNYNANIHRGVHTLSQEATEKYEEARIKIQKHFNATKPYEIIFTSGTTHGINLVATGFSDFLKEGDEIIVSALEHHSNIVPWQMLCERTGAVLKVIPMNEDGELIMSEYDKILSPNTKLVFCNHISNALGTINPVQEIIDKAHQFGAAVLIDGAQAAPHLKIDVQALDVDFYVASAHKMCGPTGVGMLYGKEEWLKKLPPYQGGGEMIAEVTFEKTTYADLPHKFEAGTPNICGGIAFGAAIDYLNSIDLDEIKAYEDELLAYATEKLSSILGLKIYGTSENKTSVISFNIEGIHPYDIGSIVDKLGIAVRTGHHCAQPIMDYYKIPGTVRASFAFYNTKEEIDNFVEAVNRAQLMLS, encoded by the coding sequence ATGCCAGATATAAATAAAATTCGTGAAGATTTTCCGATCCTGAAAAGAAAGGTAAATGGTTATCCCCTCATATATTTAGATAATGCAGCCACATCGCAAACGCCCAAACAGGTCATTGATACTATTGTAGGTTATTATTCAAACTATAATGCCAACATACATAGGGGAGTCCATACACTTTCGCAGGAGGCTACCGAAAAATATGAAGAGGCCAGAATAAAAATTCAGAAACATTTCAATGCTACAAAACCATATGAGATAATTTTTACTTCAGGTACTACACACGGAATAAATTTGGTAGCTACAGGATTTTCAGATTTTCTAAAAGAAGGCGACGAAATAATAGTATCGGCATTAGAACATCATTCGAATATAGTACCATGGCAAATGCTTTGTGAACGCACAGGGGCTGTATTGAAAGTAATTCCCATGAATGAGGATGGAGAGTTGATAATGTCCGAATATGATAAAATACTTTCGCCAAATACTAAGCTCGTATTTTGCAATCATATATCAAATGCTCTTGGAACCATTAATCCGGTACAGGAAATAATAGACAAAGCACATCAGTTTGGAGCTGCTGTTTTAATTGATGGTGCTCAGGCTGCCCCACATTTAAAGATAGATGTGCAGGCTCTGGATGTGGATTTTTATGTTGCCTCGGCACATAAAATGTGTGGACCCACCGGTGTGGGCATGCTTTACGGAAAAGAAGAATGGTTAAAAAAGCTTCCTCCTTACCAGGGTGGAGGAGAAATGATAGCAGAAGTAACTTTTGAAAAAACTACTTATGCTGATTTGCCTCACAAATTTGAAGCCGGCACTCCAAATATATGTGGCGGTATTGCATTTGGTGCAGCGATAGATTATTTAAATTCAATAGATCTTGATGAAATTAAGGCTTATGAGGATGAACTCCTTGCATATGCCACAGAAAAATTATCTTCAATTTTAGGCCTGAAAATTTATGGTACTTCAGAAAATAAAACTTCTGTTATTTCTTTTAATATAGAAGGTATACATCCTTATGACATTGGCAGCATAGTAGATAAGCTGGGTATAGCAGTAAGAACAGGTCACCACTGTGCTCAGCCAATTATGGATTACTACAAAATACCAGGTACGGTAAGAGCCAGTTTTGCCTTTTATAATACAAAAGAAGAAATAGACAACTTTGTAGAGGCTGTAAATCGTGCCCAACTTATGTTATCGTAA
- a CDS encoding DUF2480 family protein, protein MAGEIINRVAQSKLVTFNLEDFYPEGKRILFDISDWLLEGLILKENDFRENVKQNDWQQYKDTYVALTCSTDAIIPAWAYMLITTHLTPFTKKVIVGNLNDLEISIYNEIIDKLDLSALKDLPVIVKGCSSKPVPQNAYISLVQKLQPIAKSIMYGEACSSVPLFKRK, encoded by the coding sequence ATGGCGGGTGAAATTATAAATAGGGTAGCGCAAAGTAAACTGGTTACTTTTAACCTTGAGGATTTTTATCCGGAAGGGAAAAGAATACTTTTTGATATTTCTGACTGGTTATTAGAAGGGCTCATTTTAAAAGAAAATGATTTTAGGGAGAATGTTAAACAAAACGATTGGCAACAATATAAAGATACCTATGTAGCATTAACCTGTTCTACAGATGCCATTATCCCTGCCTGGGCTTATATGCTTATTACCACACATCTTACTCCCTTTACGAAAAAAGTTATAGTAGGAAACCTGAACGATTTGGAAATTTCTATTTATAATGAAATTATAGATAAGTTAGATCTTTCTGCTTTAAAAGACTTACCCGTTATAGTAAAAGGATGTTCCAGTAAGCCTGTGCCACAAAATGCCTATATTTCCCTGGTTCAAAAACTTCAGCCTATAGCTAAAAGCATTATGTACGGAGAGGCATGCTCTTCAGTTCCGTTATTTAAAAGAAAATAA
- a CDS encoding DUF3078 domain-containing protein, protein MKKILFVLSLLAGIYVTYAQEESTDEPKEGWTTAGNISLLFNQSAFNAEWLGGGTSNIAGNLAVSYDFNYLKDDWTWDNKILVDYGLTKVKDDDFTKKTNDRLEFNSLLGKKASGNWYYSAFMNFKTQIAKGYAYGEDEFGNEIRTEITHFFSPAYLQFGPGMLWKKSDNLKVNIAPATARLIFVDKDFTLPDDAYFGVEEGKSSRFEFGASLSAYAKFDVMTNVSMENILNLYSNYLEDPQNVDIDYTMNLVMKINKYLSTNLTFQAIYDDNAIAAFQIREMFGLGINYGF, encoded by the coding sequence ATGAAAAAAATCTTATTTGTATTGAGCTTATTGGCCGGAATTTATGTAACCTATGCTCAGGAAGAATCAACTGATGAACCAAAGGAAGGCTGGACTACCGCCGGAAACATTTCATTATTATTTAATCAATCGGCCTTTAATGCCGAATGGCTTGGTGGGGGTACCAGTAACATAGCCGGAAACCTTGCTGTTTCTTATGACTTTAATTATTTAAAGGATGATTGGACATGGGACAACAAGATTTTGGTAGATTATGGTCTGACTAAGGTTAAAGACGATGACTTTACCAAAAAAACGAATGACCGTTTGGAGTTTAACTCCCTATTAGGTAAAAAAGCATCGGGGAACTGGTATTATTCTGCTTTTATGAATTTTAAAACACAAATTGCTAAAGGTTATGCATACGGAGAAGATGAATTTGGTAACGAAATAAGGACCGAAATAACTCATTTCTTTTCTCCTGCTTATTTACAATTTGGTCCCGGTATGTTGTGGAAAAAAAGTGATAATCTAAAAGTGAATATTGCCCCGGCTACTGCAAGACTTATTTTTGTTGATAAGGATTTTACCCTGCCTGATGATGCTTATTTTGGGGTAGAAGAAGGTAAAAGCTCTCGTTTTGAATTTGGAGCGTCCTTATCGGCTTATGCAAAATTTGATGTGATGACAAATGTATCAATGGAAAACATTTTAAACCTGTACTCTAACTATTTGGAAGATCCACAAAATGTTGACATAGATTATACTATGAACCTTGTTATGAAAATCAATAAGTATTTGTCAACCAATCTTACTTTTCAGGCTATTTATGATGATAATGCTATCGCCGCTTTTCAGATTAGAGAAATGTTCGGGTTAGGCATTAACTACGGATTTTAA
- a CDS encoding endonuclease, which yields MKHFYFKEKDKTNIHTVAFYNLENLFDTENDPLTLDDDFTPRGFKNWNKKRYEKKLYKLGKAISSVGYHKAHKSPAVVGLAEIENKKVIQDLVNSRHLKEKDFDIIHYESPDERGIDTGFIYQKRHFEVLKSEVEPLLVYDELGVRDYTRDILHVTGVLNNEPVHILVNHWPSRRDGAELTSYKRIEAAKTVHQIIERVKAVEANPSFIIMGDFNDDPFSESIKQHLVTPELYNPMEKLLNPYKRGSLNHKFNWNLFDQIIFSTNFFDIEEDTHAFAHADIFDEKFLAEWKGKYKGNPFRTYAGRKYLGGYSDHFPVYIQLKKY from the coding sequence ATGAAGCATTTTTATTTTAAAGAAAAGGATAAAACCAACATCCATACCGTAGCTTTTTATAACCTGGAAAATTTATTTGATACGGAAAATGATCCTCTTACCCTGGATGATGATTTTACACCACGCGGATTTAAAAACTGGAATAAAAAGCGGTATGAAAAAAAGCTTTATAAGCTTGGCAAAGCTATCTCAAGTGTGGGTTACCATAAAGCACACAAATCCCCGGCCGTAGTAGGTCTGGCAGAAATAGAAAATAAAAAGGTAATTCAAGACCTTGTTAACTCCAGGCATTTAAAAGAAAAAGATTTTGATATCATACACTATGAATCACCTGATGAAAGAGGGATTGATACCGGTTTTATTTATCAAAAAAGGCATTTTGAAGTTTTAAAATCCGAGGTTGAACCCCTTTTAGTCTATGATGAATTAGGGGTACGGGATTATACCCGCGATATTTTGCATGTAACGGGGGTTTTAAATAATGAACCGGTTCATATATTAGTAAATCATTGGCCGTCCAGGCGGGACGGTGCAGAACTTACTTCTTATAAACGGATTGAAGCTGCGAAAACAGTTCATCAAATAATTGAAAGAGTAAAAGCTGTAGAAGCTAACCCCAGTTTTATTATTATGGGCGATTTTAATGACGATCCTTTTTCTGAAAGTATCAAGCAACATCTTGTTACTCCAGAATTGTATAACCCTATGGAAAAATTATTAAATCCTTATAAAAGGGGAAGTCTTAACCATAAGTTTAACTGGAATTTATTTGACCAGATTATATTTTCCACTAATTTTTTTGATATTGAAGAGGATACCCATGCTTTTGCCCATGCCGATATTTTTGACGAAAAGTTTCTGGCAGAGTGGAAAGGTAAATATAAAGGCAACCCTTTCAGAACCTATGCGGGCAGAAAATATTTAGGTGGTTACAGTGACCATTTTCCAGTATATATTCAGTTGAAGAAGTATTAA